A single region of the Halorussus gelatinilyticus genome encodes:
- a CDS encoding AEC family transporter, which yields MSLVSALGTAILPVLSVAAVGFLLGKVREIDVDALGTVTIYVLTPALIFHSLATSEISGGLAAKLILAVAVFTMAMVVLAELVGRTLGESEPALGALVLSSSFPNAGNYGIPLSAFAFGAVGRSTAVLFIAGQSILMYTVGVYLASRGQGTDLRGAAREVFRLPLVYAVAAAWLARWLGVVPAGDTAAMETLRLVGDASIPVMLLMLGIQLANTKHGAAISRVGVSNGLKLVVAPVVGVGVALLLGLGTNPQVARVFVLECAMPAAVTPLILTIEYDSGGEGLTGPEYVSTAIFASTVASVVTLTGLIALLQAGAVI from the coding sequence GTGTCACTCGTCTCTGCGCTCGGGACGGCCATCCTGCCGGTCCTGTCGGTCGCGGCGGTCGGCTTCCTGCTCGGGAAGGTGCGAGAGATAGACGTGGACGCGCTCGGGACCGTCACCATCTACGTCCTGACGCCCGCGCTCATCTTCCACAGCCTCGCCACCTCCGAGATTTCGGGAGGGTTGGCCGCGAAGCTGATTCTGGCCGTCGCGGTCTTCACGATGGCGATGGTCGTCCTCGCGGAACTCGTCGGCCGCACGCTCGGCGAGTCCGAACCCGCGCTGGGCGCGCTCGTCCTCTCGTCGTCGTTCCCGAACGCGGGCAACTACGGCATCCCCCTGTCGGCGTTCGCGTTCGGCGCGGTCGGGCGTTCGACGGCCGTCCTGTTCATCGCGGGCCAGTCGATTCTGATGTACACCGTCGGCGTCTATCTGGCCTCGCGGGGGCAGGGGACCGACCTCCGCGGGGCGGCCCGCGAGGTCTTTCGCCTGCCGCTGGTCTACGCCGTCGCGGCGGCGTGGCTGGCGCGCTGGCTCGGCGTCGTTCCGGCCGGCGACACCGCGGCGATGGAGACGCTACGACTGGTCGGCGACGCGTCGATTCCGGTGATGTTGCTGATGCTCGGCATCCAACTCGCCAACACAAAGCACGGCGCGGCCATCTCGCGGGTCGGCGTCTCGAACGGTCTCAAACTCGTCGTCGCGCCCGTCGTCGGGGTCGGGGTCGCGCTGTTGCTCGGTCTCGGGACGAACCCCCAAGTCGCGCGCGTCTTCGTCTTGGAGTGTGCGATGCCCGCCGCGGTCACGCCGCTCATCCTGACGATCGAGTACGACTCCGGCGGCGAGGGACTGACCGGCCCGGAGTACGTGAGTACCGCCATCTTCGCCAGCACCGTCGCCAGCGTGGTGACGCTGACGGGACTCATCGCGCTCCTACAGGCCGGAGCGGTGATTTGA
- a CDS encoding acyltransferase, with protein sequence MTKRHVTLPDEMEDSLEAFLADVDRRLSKAGPEAPERTCEVVEEVLVDLHGDRDAYDRWQDGESVSPAERVRLQSYDPCNATLESEYYAEKDEEKFKRSKHLQWLWRQFDATPMADNVEFALRFRAMLADHLFAECGDDCRFFKGITFTYGHNITMGDNVVVHDDVHLDDRGELTVGDRVSISDSAHVYTHDHDVVDQTEVENYRTIIADDARVTYDSMVRAGVRVGENSIVGAKSVVQRDVPDHHVAVGQPAKSVKIKPGWEEVAEPVDAEVASEKEARHIEDEIPDDLEIFDEFQRDLTPPGEE encoded by the coding sequence ATGACCAAACGACACGTGACCCTCCCGGACGAGATGGAGGACTCCCTCGAAGCGTTTCTCGCGGACGTGGACCGACGGCTCTCGAAGGCCGGTCCCGAGGCACCCGAGCGGACCTGCGAGGTAGTCGAGGAGGTGCTGGTGGACCTCCACGGCGACCGTGACGCCTACGACCGCTGGCAGGACGGCGAGTCCGTCTCGCCCGCCGAGCGGGTGCGCCTCCAGAGCTACGACCCGTGTAACGCGACCCTCGAAAGTGAGTACTACGCCGAGAAGGACGAGGAGAAGTTCAAGCGCTCGAAGCACCTCCAGTGGCTCTGGCGGCAGTTCGACGCCACGCCGATGGCCGACAACGTGGAGTTCGCGCTCCGGTTCCGCGCGATGCTCGCCGACCACCTCTTCGCCGAGTGCGGCGACGACTGCCGGTTCTTCAAGGGCATCACGTTCACCTACGGCCACAACATCACGATGGGCGACAACGTGGTGGTCCACGACGACGTGCATCTGGACGACCGCGGCGAGTTGACCGTCGGCGACCGCGTCTCCATCTCCGACTCGGCGCACGTCTACACCCACGACCACGACGTGGTTGACCAGACCGAAGTCGAGAACTACCGAACCATCATCGCCGACGACGCCCGCGTGACCTACGACTCGATGGTCCGAGCGGGCGTCCGGGTCGGCGAGAACTCCATCGTCGGCGCGAAGTCGGTCGTCCAGCGCGACGTGCCCGACCACCACGTCGCGGTGGGCCAGCCGGCCAAGAGCGTCAAAATCAAGCCCGGATGGGAGGAGGTGGCCGAGCCGGTGGACGCGGAGGTCGCGTCAGAGAAGGAGGCCCGCCACATCGAGGACGAGATTCCGGACGACCTGGAGATCTTCGACGAGTTCCAGCGCGACCTGACCCCGCCGGGCGAGGAGTGA
- a CDS encoding heme-binding protein: MTREPPATNEGWYALHDFRTIDWDAWRDAPERDREAALDSGVSFLRDRVDVTDAEDGSSAVFSMLGHKADLLVLHFRPTMADLDTAERAFEDTEFAEYTDQTNSYVSVTEVGGYTNEEMTKEPSEIEDTGLARYAESKLYPEIPDSEFVCFYPMDKRRAPGENWYDLPFDERADMMDTHGEIGKTYAGKVSQVITGSIGFDDYEWGVDLFSNDATNIKDLLYELRFDESSSKYAEFGPFYFGRQFPPEDLPAFMAGEAVPAEEGEGDSGHPHGESGGHGEGGHHGESESHHGHGDGEGHHHGEGGHHGGSDHHGGDESSSADDDSGSIRGELEDLDIYAGQPHGEDVYAMVLYSEADPEELFEEVDGLRKNFDHYDTHVKTAVYQANEASDRDRSAVVSIWETQSAADTAGGFLADLPGIVARAGEESGFGTMGMFYTVKPEHREDFVEKFETVGGLLGDMDGHLETDLLANREDENDMFIASQWESKEDAMSFFRSDDFADTVDWGRDVLADRPRHVFLA; the protein is encoded by the coding sequence ATGACCAGAGAACCCCCGGCGACGAACGAAGGGTGGTACGCGCTACACGACTTCCGAACCATCGACTGGGACGCGTGGCGCGACGCCCCGGAGCGCGACCGCGAGGCCGCGCTCGACTCGGGCGTCTCGTTCCTGCGCGACCGCGTGGACGTGACCGACGCCGAGGACGGTTCTTCGGCGGTGTTCTCGATGCTCGGTCACAAGGCCGACCTGCTCGTCCTCCACTTCCGGCCGACGATGGCCGACCTCGACACGGCCGAACGCGCCTTCGAGGACACCGAATTCGCCGAGTACACCGACCAGACCAACTCCTACGTCTCGGTGACCGAGGTCGGCGGCTACACCAACGAGGAGATGACCAAGGAGCCGTCGGAAATCGAGGACACCGGTCTCGCCCGGTACGCCGAGAGCAAACTCTACCCCGAGATTCCCGACAGCGAGTTCGTCTGTTTCTACCCGATGGACAAGCGCCGCGCGCCCGGCGAGAACTGGTACGACCTCCCCTTCGACGAGCGCGCCGACATGATGGACACCCACGGCGAAATCGGCAAGACCTACGCCGGGAAGGTCTCGCAGGTCATCACCGGTTCCATCGGCTTCGACGACTACGAGTGGGGCGTGGACCTGTTCAGCAACGACGCGACGAACATCAAGGACCTGCTCTACGAACTCCGGTTCGACGAGAGCAGTTCGAAGTACGCCGAGTTCGGCCCGTTCTACTTCGGCCGCCAGTTCCCGCCCGAGGACCTGCCCGCGTTCATGGCCGGGGAAGCGGTCCCCGCCGAGGAGGGCGAGGGCGACTCCGGCCATCCCCACGGCGAGTCGGGAGGCCACGGCGAGGGCGGCCACCACGGCGAGTCAGAGAGCCACCACGGCCACGGCGACGGCGAGGGCCACCATCACGGCGAGGGTGGTCACCACGGCGGAAGCGACCACCACGGCGGCGACGAGTCGTCGTCCGCGGACGACGACTCGGGGAGCATCCGCGGCGAACTCGAAGACCTCGACATCTACGCGGGTCAGCCCCACGGCGAGGACGTGTACGCGATGGTCCTCTACTCGGAGGCCGACCCCGAGGAACTCTTCGAGGAGGTAGACGGTCTGCGAAAGAACTTCGACCACTACGACACCCACGTCAAGACCGCGGTGTATCAGGCCAACGAAGCGTCCGACCGCGACCGCTCGGCGGTCGTGAGCATCTGGGAGACCCAGAGCGCGGCCGACACCGCGGGCGGGTTCCTCGCCGACCTGCCGGGCATCGTCGCCCGCGCCGGAGAGGAGAGCGGTTTCGGCACGATGGGGATGTTCTACACCGTCAAGCCCGAACACCGCGAGGACTTCGTGGAGAAGTTCGAGACCGTGGGCGGCCTGCTCGGGGACATGGACGGCCACCTCGAAACCGACCTGCTGGCCAACCGCGAGGACGAGAACGACATGTTCATCGCCAGCCAGTGGGAGTCCAAGGAAGACGCCATGTCGTTCTTCCGGAGCGACGACTTCGCCGACACCGTCGATTGGGGCCGGGACGTGCTGGCCGACCGGCCGCGCCACGTCTTCTTGGCCTGA
- a CDS encoding helix-turn-helix transcriptional regulator, whose protein sequence is MRKSGPPKGLIAYLVLELLDEKPRYGYEILKEIRSISGGHWEPSYGSVYPILYKFEEKGWAERIEREDEPDRKYFELTDAGRDELTEKREETGGKARDFADVILGFYHVFAAFATDDRFEVEDRADEWRFDEDFNAWIVEQLIRHYERDFGDFERIPDTPEEFAERMGLDEE, encoded by the coding sequence ATGCGGAAAAGCGGCCCGCCGAAAGGCCTAATCGCGTATCTCGTGCTCGAACTGCTGGACGAGAAGCCTCGTTACGGGTACGAGATTCTCAAAGAGATTCGGTCTATCAGTGGCGGCCACTGGGAACCCTCCTACGGGTCGGTCTACCCCATCCTCTACAAGTTCGAGGAGAAGGGCTGGGCGGAGCGCATCGAGCGCGAGGACGAACCCGACCGCAAGTACTTCGAGTTGACCGACGCGGGCCGCGACGAGTTGACCGAGAAGCGCGAGGAGACCGGCGGCAAGGCCCGGGATTTCGCGGACGTCATCTTGGGCTTCTACCACGTCTTCGCGGCGTTCGCCACCGACGACCGCTTCGAGGTCGAGGACCGCGCCGACGAGTGGCGCTTCGACGAGGACTTCAACGCGTGGATAGTCGAACAGCTCATCCGCCACTACGAGCGGGACTTCGGCGACTTCGAGCGCATCCCCGACACGCCCGAGGAGTTCGCAGAGCGGATGGGACTCGACGAGGAGTGA
- a CDS encoding site-2 protease family protein gives MNDTLLWIAVGLAVYWFGMLYLDSQGWLPSYVGLQGPIVTIHTKRGRRLLNRLAKPKRFWRAWGNFGLGITLVVMLGSFLLFALQAVLVVQNPPEPTAVSQPQNVLVIPGVNDFLPLSVAPEILFGLLVGLVVHEGGHGLMCRVEDIDIESMGIALLAVIPMGAFVEPDEENRREADRGSQSRMFAAGVTNNFAITLVAFALLFGPVMGSIGVAPGAAVADTFPNSAAADDGIERGDRIVAINGTEVEGNADLGPALDSVSTPDVSVTVVRDGSRTTTTVGRELLVTRIAKTSPFNEEIGTGWTVTSVNGTDVATDSSLARELADRPIATFTAENGSSETTFAAPVGALATVQPNGPAPNVSGLSTGDSLVVTAIDGRRVANGSQLSTVLSNFDAGQTVTVSAFSKQGTEYERRTFELTLAGSEDGVDSGLIAAPGVSGVNMIDFGTRLYPAEGFHNILSGGLQSLGGTDAGPIVSFFTSIGSALVLPLATQSFNAAYNFAGFVGMNTSFYVVEGPLAVFGGGVFMLANVLFWVGWINVNLGFFNCIPAFPLDGGHILRTSAEAVVSRLPVEGSYRLTKVVTVTIGLTMASALFISIFGPRFLA, from the coding sequence ATGAACGACACGCTGTTGTGGATCGCCGTCGGTCTCGCGGTCTACTGGTTCGGGATGCTGTATCTCGACTCTCAGGGGTGGTTGCCGTCGTACGTCGGTCTCCAAGGGCCGATCGTGACCATCCACACCAAGCGAGGCCGCCGGCTCCTGAACCGCCTCGCCAAGCCGAAACGGTTCTGGCGGGCGTGGGGTAACTTCGGACTCGGCATCACCTTGGTCGTGATGCTCGGGTCGTTTCTGCTGTTCGCGCTACAGGCGGTGCTGGTCGTCCAGAACCCGCCGGAACCGACCGCGGTCTCCCAACCCCAGAACGTCCTCGTCATCCCCGGCGTCAACGACTTCCTGCCGCTGTCGGTCGCGCCGGAGATTCTCTTCGGTCTCCTCGTCGGTCTCGTCGTCCACGAGGGCGGCCACGGCCTGATGTGCCGCGTCGAGGACATCGACATCGAGTCGATGGGCATCGCCCTGCTGGCGGTGATTCCGATGGGGGCGTTCGTCGAACCCGACGAGGAGAACCGCCGCGAGGCCGACCGGGGGAGCCAGAGCCGGATGTTCGCCGCGGGCGTGACGAACAACTTCGCCATCACGCTCGTCGCGTTCGCGCTCCTGTTCGGACCGGTGATGGGGTCCATCGGGGTCGCTCCCGGCGCGGCGGTCGCCGACACGTTCCCCAACTCGGCGGCGGCCGACGACGGCATCGAACGCGGCGACCGCATCGTCGCGATCAACGGGACGGAAGTCGAGGGCAACGCCGACCTGGGTCCTGCACTCGACAGCGTCTCGACGCCCGACGTCTCCGTCACGGTCGTCCGGGACGGCTCTCGGACGACGACGACGGTCGGACGCGAGCTCCTCGTCACGCGGATAGCGAAGACGTCGCCGTTCAACGAGGAGATCGGGACCGGGTGGACGGTGACGTCGGTGAACGGGACGGACGTGGCGACCGACTCGTCGCTGGCGCGCGAACTCGCCGACCGGCCGATAGCGACGTTCACCGCCGAAAACGGGAGCTCCGAAACGACGTTCGCCGCCCCGGTCGGCGCGCTCGCCACGGTCCAACCGAACGGGCCGGCTCCGAACGTCTCCGGTCTCTCGACGGGCGACTCGCTCGTCGTCACCGCCATCGACGGGCGGCGGGTCGCCAACGGGAGCCAACTCTCGACGGTCCTCTCGAACTTCGATGCCGGACAGACCGTCACCGTGAGCGCCTTCTCCAAGCAGGGCACCGAGTACGAACGCCGCACCTTCGAGTTGACGCTCGCCGGTTCGGAGGACGGCGTCGACTCCGGTCTCATCGCAGCGCCGGGCGTCTCGGGCGTCAACATGATCGATTTCGGTACTCGACTCTACCCGGCCGAGGGGTTCCACAACATCCTCTCGGGCGGACTGCAGTCGCTCGGCGGCACCGACGCCGGCCCCATCGTCTCCTTCTTCACGAGCATCGGTAGCGCGCTCGTCTTGCCCCTCGCCACCCAGTCGTTCAACGCCGCGTACAACTTCGCCGGCTTCGTCGGCATGAACACCAGCTTCTACGTCGTGGAGGGACCGTTGGCGGTGTTCGGCGGCGGCGTCTTCATGCTGGCGAACGTCCTGTTCTGGGTCGGGTGGATAAACGTCAACCTCGGCTTCTTCAACTGCATCCCGGCGTTCCCGCTCGACGGCGGCCACATCCTCCGGACGAGCGCGGAGGCGGTCGTCTCTCGACTCCCGGTCGAGGGGAGCTATCGGCTCACGAAAGTCGTCACCGTCACCATCGGACTGACGATGGCCTCGGCGCTCTTCATCTCCATCTTCGGACCGCGGTTCCTCGCGTGA
- the lysS gene encoding lysine--tRNA ligase encodes MHPDDDPYVLQGPQPHAFWAESVAEKILDRNPDEPIVVKGGISPSGVPHLGNMNEIVRGYFVAEALRDRGYEVRQVFTADDRDPLRKLPRKLADLDGNIVELGDVNAGALGRNLGKPYTEIPDPFGCCDSYGEHFSNLIERSAELLGIPVEMVSNTELYEDGEFEDLTRYLLENRETAREVLSHYQDKVDENYVPFNPICEDCGKITETVTAVHPDEGTVEYVCTDMEAGDQTIEGCGHEGTATFREGKLPWRFEWPGQWQVLGVDHEPFGKDHAEGSWPSGSDVARNVLDVEPPVPMAYEWFTLDGEAFSSSSGHVVMVQDVLEMIEPEVLRYFFTKDPSKARDFSVEHFDHLVDDFDAFERTYYADDRDGDAHESDAGESDADATDADEKASEIAAAAYPPTIRPTLAARFDADGEPVPASDEKSVPVTDDDRRAQLDALADETFGERVRLPYTFAAVLGMTDDPALREEIARREGHVPDDAPEWVTEFALSRVVRAREWARRTGNEFDYELKRTEMPAVELDDETEAALDELADFVAGHDDPDEIQGEIYETAKRHDIDIGEFFSVGYRLFFDEEQGPKLGPFLAKLDEEFVLARLRREA; translated from the coding sequence ATGCACCCCGACGACGACCCCTACGTCCTGCAAGGCCCGCAGCCCCACGCCTTCTGGGCCGAATCGGTCGCCGAGAAGATTCTGGACCGGAATCCCGACGAGCCGATAGTCGTCAAGGGCGGCATCTCGCCCTCCGGCGTCCCGCACCTCGGAAACATGAACGAGATCGTCCGGGGCTACTTCGTCGCCGAAGCCCTCCGGGACCGGGGCTACGAGGTCCGGCAGGTGTTCACCGCCGACGACCGCGACCCGCTCCGGAAGCTCCCCCGGAAGCTCGCGGACTTGGACGGCAACATCGTGGAACTGGGCGACGTGAACGCCGGCGCGCTGGGCCGGAACCTCGGTAAGCCCTACACCGAGATTCCGGACCCCTTCGGGTGCTGTGACTCCTACGGCGAACACTTCTCGAACCTCATCGAGCGAAGCGCCGAACTGCTGGGCATCCCGGTCGAGATGGTCTCGAACACCGAACTCTACGAGGACGGCGAGTTCGAGGACCTGACCCGTTACCTGCTGGAGAACCGGGAGACGGCACGCGAAGTCCTCTCGCACTATCAGGACAAGGTGGACGAGAACTACGTCCCGTTCAACCCCATCTGCGAGGACTGCGGCAAGATAACCGAGACCGTCACGGCGGTCCACCCCGACGAGGGCACCGTCGAGTACGTCTGCACCGACATGGAGGCGGGCGACCAGACCATCGAGGGGTGTGGCCACGAGGGGACCGCGACGTTCCGCGAGGGCAAACTCCCGTGGCGCTTCGAGTGGCCCGGCCAGTGGCAGGTGCTGGGCGTGGACCACGAACCGTTCGGCAAGGACCACGCCGAAGGCTCGTGGCCCAGCGGGAGCGACGTGGCGCGCAACGTCCTCGACGTCGAACCGCCGGTCCCGATGGCCTACGAGTGGTTCACGCTCGACGGCGAGGCGTTCTCCTCGTCGTCGGGCCACGTCGTCATGGTCCAGGACGTGCTGGAGATGATCGAACCCGAGGTCCTCCGGTACTTCTTCACCAAGGACCCGAGCAAGGCGCGGGACTTCAGCGTCGAACACTTCGACCACCTCGTGGACGACTTCGACGCCTTCGAGCGCACCTACTACGCGGACGACCGCGACGGAGACGCCCACGAGAGCGACGCCGGAGAGTCCGACGCCGACGCGACCGACGCCGACGAGAAGGCCTCGGAAATCGCGGCGGCCGCCTACCCGCCGACGATTCGGCCGACGCTCGCGGCCCGCTTCGACGCCGACGGCGAACCGGTTCCGGCCTCCGACGAGAAGAGCGTGCCCGTCACCGACGACGACCGGCGCGCGCAACTGGACGCGCTCGCCGACGAGACGTTCGGCGAGCGCGTCCGCCTGCCGTACACGTTCGCGGCGGTCCTCGGGATGACCGACGACCCGGCCCTCCGCGAGGAGATCGCGCGCCGCGAGGGTCACGTTCCCGACGATGCGCCCGAGTGGGTGACGGAGTTCGCGCTCTCGCGGGTCGTCCGCGCCCGTGAATGGGCGCGGCGAACCGGCAACGAGTTCGACTACGAACTCAAGCGCACCGAGATGCCCGCCGTCGAACTGGACGACGAGACCGAGGCCGCGCTGGACGAACTCGCCGACTTCGTGGCGGGTCACGACGACCCCGACGAGATTCAGGGCGAAATCTACGAGACCGCCAAGCGCCACGACATCGACATCGGCGAGTTCTTCTCGGTCGGCTACCGCCTCTTCTTCGACGAGGAGCAGGGACCGAAACTCGGTCCGTTCCTCGCCAAACTCGACGAGGAGTTCGTGCTGGCGCGACTCCGCAGAGAGGCGTAG
- the pyrH gene encoding UMP kinase has translation MKVVVSIGGSVLAPDLGSERVRAHADVIEDLAAEGCTVGTVVGGGGVAREYIASARDLGANEIELDDIGIDVTRLNARLLIAALSEQAAPSPPEDYESAGAAMHRGDIAVMGGVTPGQTTDAVSAALAEYTNADLLVYATSVPGVFSDDPNETDDAQKYDELTANELVDVIAGLEMNAGSSAPVDLLAAKLIERSGVRTIVLDGTDPERIADAVRYGEHEGTDVLPEGADDQMTYWVQDES, from the coding sequence ATGAAAGTAGTCGTCTCCATCGGCGGGAGCGTCCTCGCGCCGGACCTCGGGTCCGAGCGGGTGCGCGCCCACGCCGACGTAATCGAGGACCTCGCCGCCGAAGGCTGTACCGTCGGGACCGTCGTCGGCGGCGGCGGCGTCGCCCGCGAGTACATCGCCAGTGCGCGCGACCTGGGAGCCAACGAGATAGAACTCGACGACATCGGCATCGACGTGACGCGACTGAACGCGCGCCTGCTCATCGCGGCGCTCTCCGAGCAGGCCGCGCCGAGTCCGCCCGAGGACTACGAGTCGGCGGGCGCGGCGATGCACCGCGGCGACATCGCGGTCATGGGCGGCGTGACGCCGGGCCAGACCACCGACGCCGTGAGCGCGGCCTTGGCGGAGTACACCAACGCCGACCTGCTGGTCTACGCGACCAGCGTCCCCGGCGTGTTCAGCGACGACCCCAACGAGACCGACGACGCCCAGAAGTACGACGAACTCACCGCGAACGAACTCGTAGACGTCATCGCGGGACTGGAGATGAACGCCGGGAGTTCCGCCCCGGTGGACCTGCTCGCGGCGAAGCTCATCGAGCGGTCGGGCGTGCGGACCATCGTCCTCGACGGCACGGACCCCGAGCGCATCGCCGACGCAGTGCGCTACGGCGAACACGAGGGGACCGACGTACTGCCCGAGGGTGCCGACGACCAGATGACCTACTGGGTCCAAGACGAGTCATGA
- a CDS encoding molybdopterin synthase: protein MHVLSVVGRDSAARGVADRLATRLCETGRVAEVHRTETNVEPHDEPADAAYELDPEGWTATGRDRSLDDLLADLAPDYDYALLVGFPEADAPRVVVGDADDWTADDAESEEPGETLVVADTPADVDPDEVRDRLADTEPYETLESLVADVKRSDDAPYSGAIATFTGRVRAKEDEDDEPTQFLEFEKYEGVAEERMDAISTELEEREGVFDVVMHHRTGVIEYGEDIVFVVVLAGHREDAFRTVEDGIDRLKDEVPIFKKEVTTDEQFWVHEQS from the coding sequence ATGCACGTACTGAGCGTCGTCGGCCGCGATTCGGCGGCCCGAGGCGTCGCCGACCGGTTGGCGACCCGCCTCTGCGAGACGGGTCGGGTCGCGGAGGTCCACCGGACCGAGACCAACGTCGAACCCCACGACGAGCCCGCGGACGCCGCGTACGAACTCGACCCCGAGGGGTGGACGGCCACCGGGCGCGACCGGTCGCTGGACGACCTGCTGGCGGACCTCGCGCCGGACTACGACTACGCGCTCCTCGTCGGCTTTCCGGAGGCCGACGCGCCCCGAGTGGTCGTCGGTGACGCAGACGACTGGACGGCCGACGACGCCGAATCCGAGGAGCCGGGCGAGACCCTCGTAGTGGCCGACACGCCGGCCGACGTGGACCCCGACGAGGTCCGCGACCGACTCGCCGACACCGAACCGTACGAGACGCTCGAATCGCTGGTCGCCGACGTGAAGCGGTCCGACGACGCGCCCTACTCGGGAGCTATCGCCACCTTCACCGGCCGGGTGCGCGCGAAGGAGGACGAAGACGACGAGCCGACCCAGTTCCTCGAATTCGAGAAGTACGAGGGCGTCGCCGAGGAGCGGATGGACGCCATCAGTACGGAGTTGGAGGAGCGCGAGGGCGTCTTCGACGTGGTGATGCACCACCGCACGGGCGTCATCGAGTACGGCGAGGACATCGTGTTCGTCGTGGTGCTGGCGGGCCACCGCGAAGATGCGTTCCGCACGGTCGAGGACGGCATCGACCGGCTCAAGGACGAGGTGCCCATCTTCAAGAAGGAGGTCACGACCGACGAGCAGTTCTGGGTCCACGAGCAGTCCTGA
- a CDS encoding DUF7123 family protein has translation MSATTQPSDAPEPQSKEQRLKQFLRSKADDGEMYFKSKFIADEVGLSAKEIGALMVKLKDSATDLEIEKWSYTSATTWRVCSA, from the coding sequence ATGAGCGCAACTACCCAGCCCTCCGACGCCCCGGAACCGCAGTCCAAGGAACAGCGCCTCAAGCAGTTCCTCCGGTCCAAAGCAGACGACGGGGAGATGTACTTCAAGAGCAAGTTCATCGCGGACGAAGTCGGTCTCTCCGCGAAGGAGATCGGCGCACTGATGGTCAAGCTCAAGGACTCGGCGACCGATCTCGAAATCGAGAAGTGGTCGTACACGAGCGCGACGACGTGGCGCGTCTGCTCGGCGTAG
- a CDS encoding PQQ-dependent sugar dehydrogenase yields MKRRSYLRSLAAVAGTVGIGGCLRTAGSEQPTTTDEPRFRIETVTMELEVPWGLDVAPDGDLFVTERPGRIQRVARESNRSEQVADLTDEVAAHGEGGLLGFALHPDDPDLAYTYQTYEGESGLTNRVVRHRVSEGFARESVVFDGIPGASIHDGGRIAFGPDGNLFVTTGDAGQGSLAQDRDSLAGKVLRLTPEGEPHPDNPFGNAAYTYGHRNPQGLAWREGTLFATEHGPSTGDEINVLRAGENYGWPEVTGPSDGDRFADPIAAYTPTIAPGSATFYDGPVGDWQGDFFFGTLAGTHLHRVRIDDRNRVVEQERVLDGKYGRLRTTFTGPDDHLYVTTSNRDGRGTPAPQDDRVLRIQPFEQQ; encoded by the coding sequence ATGAAGCGGCGTTCGTACCTGCGGTCGCTGGCCGCGGTAGCGGGCACGGTCGGTATCGGCGGCTGTCTGCGGACCGCCGGGAGCGAACAGCCGACCACGACCGACGAGCCGCGATTCCGCATCGAGACGGTCACGATGGAACTGGAGGTGCCGTGGGGTCTCGACGTCGCGCCCGACGGGGACCTCTTCGTCACCGAGCGTCCCGGCCGCATCCAGCGCGTCGCCCGCGAGAGCAACCGCAGTGAGCAGGTCGCGGACCTCACCGACGAGGTGGCGGCCCACGGCGAAGGCGGCCTGCTGGGGTTCGCGCTCCATCCCGACGACCCGGACTTGGCGTACACCTACCAGACCTACGAGGGCGAGTCGGGCCTGACCAACCGCGTGGTCCGTCATCGCGTCTCCGAGGGGTTCGCCCGCGAGTCGGTCGTCTTCGACGGGATTCCCGGCGCGTCCATCCACGACGGCGGCCGTATCGCGTTCGGTCCCGACGGGAACCTCTTCGTGACGACCGGCGACGCCGGTCAGGGGAGTCTCGCGCAGGACCGCGACTCGCTGGCCGGGAAGGTACTCAGACTGACGCCCGAGGGCGAACCTCACCCGGACAACCCCTTCGGCAACGCCGCGTACACCTACGGCCACCGGAACCCGCAGGGGTTGGCGTGGCGCGAAGGGACGCTGTTCGCAACGGAACACGGTCCCTCGACCGGCGACGAGATAAACGTCCTACGCGCCGGCGAGAACTACGGCTGGCCCGAGGTCACGGGACCGAGCGACGGCGACCGGTTCGCCGACCCCATCGCGGCCTACACGCCGACCATCGCCCCCGGAAGCGCGACCTTCTACGACGGTCCCGTCGGCGACTGGCAGGGCGACTTCTTCTTCGGGACGCTCGCCGGAACCCACCTTCATCGCGTCCGCATCGACGACCGGAATCGAGTGGTCGAGCAAGAGCGCGTGCTGGACGGGAAGTACGGCCGCCTCCGGACGACGTTCACCGGGCCGGACGACCACCTCTACGTGACGACCAGCAACCGGGACGGCCGCGGAACGCCCGCGCCCCAAGACGACCGCGTGCTTCGGATTCAGCCGTTCGAGCAGCAGTAG